The Athene noctua chromosome 8, bAthNoc1.hap1.1, whole genome shotgun sequence region ACCAAGTATAGTGATAACAAaaatttcttacaaaaataattatgccCTGAAACATCCACttaggaaacatttttccttGGGCTTTGTATCAGATTAATGTCTAAAGGCGATATAAAACAGCACAGGCATTTTTTTACGTTTATGTTTTCTAATCAACACCACAGCAGTGAagtcttaaaagaaattaattttggtttattttctacTTTGTGCATTTGACAGTGTTTTGTTCACTGGTCATTCACTGATCCTCTTTCTTAGGAATAAGTCCATcacaaacaacaaagaaaatcgGACAACACACGGtatcaaaaaaccccccaaaacctgcaacaaaaaaacaaccaccaaccctccccccaaaccccaacaatCCTCGAAAAGGCAAAAATCAAACTGGATGGACCAAACGCATCACATACAAATTATAGAAACAGTCTTCACTTGTTTATTGGTAAGGAAGCACCACAGTACAGTTCTAAGGGCACCAAAAATCACATAAATTATATTTCTCAACACTGCAAAATATAGAAAGGCTGCTTAGAAACgtattatttttatatgtaacGCATTACATCTTATAcagtttatttcaaaatgtagTTAAACAACAGGTAACttaataaaactaaaatacatatatatctttAATGTCTTTCTGTCCTATTATCTTTGGCTCTTAGTTGGAACAGATATATTCAAagaaagggtgatttttttttttaagagcatccCTTTAAATCACAGACTGCTCTTGAAAGGAGGGACTGTAACAGGCACTTGAGTCAAGACACATAGAAGTAAAATAGCTTAGCCAAGACGTGGCAGCCAGAATTACTACTTAAAAATTCCTATGATCTACTTATCAGTTTTCTCTACCAAAACACAATCCTCACACTGTAACAATGTAACTCGTGATAAATGTAATACTTCAATTTCATTTGCCAAATAGTCACCTCTTATTAGTAATTTTCTGCTATGAATACACAGAAGTGcacatctttttttgtattttctggaattatattttttccctaatgCTAAAAAACAGTAAATCAAATTACTACAGCTATTTAAATTCAGGAAACATGCAGCTAAATGGAACAGaacacttaaaaatgaaaatggagtTATTTGTCATCTATCTTAATTACTAATAATGCATCAGCAATCACAGTACCTAGGAGTCCTGTTTTACAAGAAAGGCAAAGTGAAAAAGAATAATGTGTCAGCACTTCATGTTCTCCAGTCTTCCTTGCTTTAACACACTGTAACACAACAAAATCATTCCCTTCCCTGTGTCAACAGTTTCAAGACCAGAGGCACATTTATGTCACGTTCctggctctggcaggttcccatTGACTGATATTGTGGGGATGCTCCAGCTGTTAAAAAGTTAATCTCCTTCCAGATCCCTGAAAACCCTGACTCTCAAAAGCTGGAGAACATTTGATTACATAATGTTGACAGGTTTTAAGAAATACCACATAAAAAACATCGAACAACGTCTAGCCACAGTTGAGTAGAGTGACGTGTAGGTGGATCTAAGGAAGCAGGTTCCCGATGCTGAATTCTTTCTAATGAGTGAGGAGTCTGTCCCAGCCTGAAAACAACACTAAACACGGTGCTTGTCAAACAGCATCAGTCATGCAAGGTGCTGAGCAGTGCCAAGTTTCACAGATACCAAAGAGTAGAGGTTTTGTTCTGCTGAGAAACTGCTACCCTGAATGGATTATCCTATTACTGAGGAGAAAGTCAGCTGAATTACAGCTGTGATAAATGTCTCTGATAGAACGGGTAATCATTTTGTCCTAGGAATGACAGCAGGCAGAAATTTGGAAATTTTCATTGCTGGTAGACTTTCCAggacaaacatttctgaaaacattaaataacacTTGCACTCACTTTTCAAAACTAAAGCCACGGCCTTCTCATTTTAACAACCCTCTGAAGTACATCTGgggaaaaagagacagaaatccTGCATTACTTTGAAGAACTGCACACTCTGCAGCATCTCAACTACCTTGGAACCCTCCACCAATCCTCATGCTTCATGTCAGAGCTTCTCACTCAATAGTGTTGTACCATAACAGGCAAGTTTCTGAGGAAGCAGGAAGACAGCAAGGATTACTGTCCACAGGCATTTCCCGCTGTCCTCTGCAGCTGAGTTGACTTCCCCTGAGGTAAACATGTCATTCTAACCAGCACTACACCACGgttctataaaaataaaatcagatggaTTCCGACAGCCACAGTTCTCCCTGGGTCCTCCCCATCTTGTCCCCATTTAGGAGCTGCATGGGTACCCATGACCTGTGAACATTTAAGACTCTTGAGTCTTCCTCTAATTGTAAGGATATGAATGTAAACTGGTAAACACACAGGTATTTCACAtgtcaaaagaacaaaaaagggaCCATTaagacagaaaagacaaagtTATCTAAAGACAGAAGGCAAAAATCAGAAGTGTTTTGAGCATGTACCCATCAACATCAACTTGTCATCGCAGAGAGCAAAAGTAACACTCACCAAAATCACAGACGAGGCTGTAACAATTATTCAGCACGTTCTCACACCTAACAACCCACTAAACGTGATACATCAAATAATCATAAGCTGCATAATACAAACATCGGGctttacacaaaagaaaaatgaatactTATTCACAAAATAGTGCAGATCCATTTCAGTATTTCTAGTCACGAAGAGCAATGCCTCAGAGAATTACAATAATGACAGTGGGCTTCAGGAGGATGACTATTCTAAGAAAGGCACCCTGCTAATTTTAATATTACTTCTTCATGCTTTTCATCTTCAAGACATTGtacaaaagcaaacattttcacGAAGTGCTTTATAACGTCTGggttttattttacagatggaaGAACAAAGTGTTCGGAGACACTAAAGCGCTTGTGCAAACCCTCAGAAAATGCCAGTAAAGGCTTTCCCCACCGCTTTTCTCATTTACATCTGTCAATTAGGTGACTTTACAGAGTTCTCCAGCGTCAGTCAGCGTGGGAGGAGACTCAAGCTCCAGATTTAAACAGTTCTTGGAACATGTAACTCCCAGGCTAGCCCGAAGAAGAGGAGCCTGAACGTGCGGGCAGAGGGGCAGCGTGGAGCTGAGGGGCCCGGCGGGCGCGCCTGAGCCGCACCACCCGGCTGCGGGGAGCCTGGCTGCGGGGCGGGCACCGCTCAGCTCCgcagctgctcctgcccagctccgcTTCTGGTCTTCCCAGCGCCCCGCGCTGGGTCCCGGGGCAGGGGTTCGGCCCAGCGGAGCAGCCCTGCCACGAGGGCAAGTTTCCGACTGTACAGTCGCACGGCGGGGCGGGAGCTGGGCTCCCCCGGCCCCAGCGTGCCCCGCTCCGCCTGAACCTCGCGGGAGGAAAACCTCCTCTCCCCGCACCGCCGTTCCACCCGCGGCACACAGAGCGGCTggtcccggcccctccccgcccgccgccggggcggcgAAGGCAGGGACAGCCCACCGGGGCGCGGGACcgacccccgcccgccgcccAGGCTCCCCCGGCCTTACCTGCCCGTCATGGCGCCGGGCTGTGGCGGAGGGGCTGCGAGGCGGCAcacgcggctcggctcggcggctCCAGCCCCAGCGAGCCCGGCGGGCAGCAGAAaccccgccccggccggcggcggcccgggcccccTGGACGTGGGCGGGAGCCGCAGCCCCCGGTGACtcagggcagcccccccggccccgcgcatACTTTTCCtataaagggaaagaaacagcGAGTAACGAAGCGGCGGAGCGGGCCCGCCtcccggccgcggcgcggggacCCGGCGGCACGGCCCCGTCACCCCCGGGGGTACACACTCGGGCAGCGCCGGGAgcctgggagggagaggggaaaggcGGGCGGTGCGGTTTTATCGCGAGGCCGTTACCCGGTGTACAGTTATATCTGACAAGCACCTCACTGAGGTGAGGTGTTTTTCCCGTTAAGAAAGAAGCCGCGTTTCCTGCCTGCCGTTACAATCATTGCACATCCCCACGGTGGGGGGAAAACAACTTCCCAGCGTGTTTTGCCCTCAGGGCAGCAGAAGACACCTCTGGAAAGCTATATCCCCCTGGAAAGCGGTTAGGTGGGATCCTTGGCTCCCAAAAGGAAGAGGGATCACCCTTCCAAAGGAGGAGCCCTCCAAGTGCAACGCTTTCCGTAACATCATCCTGCCCCACGATCAAACTTTGTCCTGAGCACGTACAAGTTTTAAGTTCGCTGACATGTATCCATGTATAATGTATCATTGCTAAAGCGATCCACCAGATGGGACAGGGAGTTTCTTCCCAGAAGCAATTTCAAACTTTATTTGCATCTTGTAAGGCAGCCTAGTGTGATGTGACTCACCATTGCTATGGATATTGTGGCAAGCTTGGGACTGATGATGGAAAACCTGTGTTCTTTCAGTCTCCTGGTGTTGAAACATCTCGTTTTTCAGCCCTGCAGTAGCCATCTAGAATCATAAAGGTTAAATTAACATTTGGTATTTTTAGTAGTTATTTAAACCAGAGTGAAGAATGTTTTGGTTTAATGGTTGGTTGAAGAAAGGGTAATGGGTGATCTTATTAATAAGCAGCCAACAATTTAACAGATTTGGCTGAGTGCACAGTAATAAACAGACTAAGAGCTTCTTACTCATTCTCTGCATCTCTCCTGTTGTAGTGGTTTCTGGGTGCCAACACACAATGGCTCTACTCTTGCCGCTCTCCTTGAGAGAGAAGCGGAGATTACCTGGACTGACCGTGTGAGGAGAGCCCAGGCACTGCCAGGGGTGCTGCGAGGAGCCCCGCACAGGGCAGCGATCGACCCACCTCGAGCAGCCGCCTGCCCACCGGGCCCTCGCCCCTGGCAAGCCTTTCCCTTGCCCGCTGCGTCCCGTGGGGGCTACCTGTGAGCGGTACCCGTCTCAAATACCATCGTTCTCTTACCAAGCTACATTCTGAACGTGACACCATCTTCCTTCCAGCTGCTGAAACCCCAACCCGTTACCGCTCGTAGCTGCCAAGCCCCTTCGGTCGCTTCACGGGGAGCAGCCGAAGCGGGCTCTCCCTCCAGCAGCGACACGGCCGCCCCCGGCATGCCCTGCTCGACAAACCTCCCCCCGCCACACGGACCCGCCTTTCCTTTGAGGCCACGAGCCGGCGAAGCGCccagcccgcccggccccgcgcgcaCGCGCGGCCGCACGTCAGGGGCCGGTAACCCGGATGCAGCTACTccgcaagatggcggcggggcggccggtgTAGCGCCCGTGAGCAGTGCCCGGCCCCGTCATGGCGGACCTGGGCCGGCAGTTGCAGGAGTACCTGGCGCAGTCGAAGGCCGCCGCCGGCTCCAGCGCgacccccgcgccgccgcccgccggctgCTCGCAGGAggaggcggggagcggcggcggcctgGGGGCCTGGCTGGGCCCGCTGAACCCCttcccgccgggccgcggcgccccccccgcggcggccgggccggggccggggccggggccggggccggggccggggccgggctggctgTGGGCGGCCGAGGCGGACCCCTGCCTGCCGGGGCTGTCGCGCTGGCAGCGGCTGGCGGGGAGCgggctgtgcctgctgctggcCGCCCTCTGCTTCGGGCTGGCCGCGCTGTACgcgccgctgctgctgctccgcGCCCGCAAGTTCGCGCTGCTCTGGTCCCTGGGCTCGCTCTGCGCCctggccgccgccgccctgctGCGCGGGCCCGCCCGCCTGCTGCGGGAGCCCAGCCGcggctccctcctcttcctcggcGCCCTGGGCGGCACGCTCTATGCGGCGCTGGGGCTGCGCAGCACCCTCCTCACGGTGCTGGGCGCCGCCGCCCAgctggccgccgccgccgccgcgctcctgGCCGCGATGCCCGGGGGCGCCGCCGGCCTGCGCCGCCTCGGCGGCCTCTTCAGCGCCGCGCTGCGCCGCCGCGGCAAAGCGCTGCCGGTGTGAGTCCCCCcaccgccgccgcgggggggagGACGGGCCGCCGCCCGGCGGGACTCGGACAAAGGGACGGAGAGACTGGTGCTGGCGCCGGGCCAGGCGCGGGGCACGGAGACGCCGATGAGGATGGCGCCGTCGTACGCCGCTTCCCTGCACCGCGCTGGCGTTCCGGCTGGGTTTTCCTCAGGTCTTGAGCAAGAAGAGCAGCGGCTGGCACCCGGGAGCGGCAGCAGTGACTCTGGGAACTCGTTTTGCTGTGTTCAGGGGTAGCGGTGCTGGTGCCGGCCTGCCGAGCCGCCCCCCAGCACGGGATTTTGCCGTACGGCAAAGTGAGCTCGATAGCCATGGGCTGGAGTCTCTGCAGCTCCGGGTGGGAGCTGGCAGCACCCCACTTTCCTACCTCCAATATAGGACCATGTGGCTGCTGCAGCCTGCTTCAAAACGTGAGTGACGTTACGCAGCTGATGAAATGTAAATTATTGACTTGCCCGATACGTGAAAAGCAAGTATCTTAACAGCTGAGGTGCGGAGGGCTGACTGATGGTGAAACACGGAGACAATTCAGCAAAATCTGATCAAGTGTGGGGGTGAACGTTCAAAAATAGTTAACTGCTGTTAACTCATTTCTGTGCAGACCCCTACACTCTGAACACATGCGTTAGTCGCTGAATAGTGCAGTCATCAGCCACCTCCGGCCAGGGGTGAATACGAATACTGTGCACTGTGCCCACTGAACTACATTTCTCTCTAAAAACCATCGTTAAAATACCATCCAGTAAGTGAAACAAACTTTTCTGGGGCTGTAGGTCACAAAGACTCCCCCTGACTGTGAGGGCAGTCATCTCGCATGACAATGATAGGATGACAGGTGCTAATCTTGGTTGAGAGCTTTGGCCTTTGTAGGTATTGCTGCCTTAGAGCTGCTCTAAGGTAGCAAATACTTGGGCTTTAAAGGGGTAGCTTCAGCTCGTGGAACTTTATTTTTCATAGGTGCAGGAATTGTTTACTTGTCACAGCATGACCTTCAAAAATAGATTTGCTAGTAATGGGGCCAGTTTCAGCTAGCACGGCTCAGTTCCAATGCAGAAACTAAGCAGCTTGAGGGAAGGTGCTGTATTCAGGCTGAGAGCCCCTGCTGAGAGCCTGCTGCTACCAGGGTCGGGCTGCAATGCGAGAAATAAACGGGGCTACCAGGCCTAACCTGCTCAGAGCCCAAGTGAGTGTCTCAGTATACGTGCCTTATCTACAAAATGAAGTCAAACACTGCAATATTTATCTGTTGTCGCTGCTTGGGGTTTAGCATATTCACCTAATACCTGCTCCGAATTAAACCGAAATTGTTAAATGGGGGTACTTAAATGTACATAGATGCTTTAATAAAACTGTTTGTATACCGTATGTCAGTATAGACATTCCACTAatggtcactttttttttcttaaaattgtagATCAGAGCTATCTGAATAGCATTATTAGTTCTCTCACTTTTACAACTTCTAAGCTATAGTATATAATTTTATTCCTAACAGCAATATCAAATTAAACAAATCTTAGACAAGGTGGAGCTGTAAACTAGCAGGTAGATCATAAGGATTCTGCATGCAGCACCGGTAAAAGAACTTGACCTGAAGAGTACAGAATTATATTCCCATCAAGTAATTTTATCCATTTTCCAGCAATAGTGGGCTGTAGTATTGTGGATTGGGAAGCTGCTTCCGTCTCTCCTGCTATGCTGTCACCTTCTAAGATGTTATACAAAAGCTAGGTAATGACTCAGTTTTCTTAGAACTTCTTGTGTGTATTCCATGATCATGCAGTATTTCAAAACTTAATTTAAATAGCTGTCCCTTGATTAAGACTGTTACTTAACAGCAGGTACCGTAGTGGTTTAAGGAGTTAAGCAACCATCAGAGGAAAACCAAGCATACTCCCTACTGTTTAGTTAAAGCTGGGTTTCCTATTACTAGGTGCACTCCAACTTCTTTTGGTAGAGGACTGTGGTTTAGTTAAGAACTAAAGCTCATCCTCTAAATCCCATGTTCTACCTATTAGACAAAAGTCACTTTCAGCcccttaaaaatataaaaggctTGTTAAAAAAAACGGAAAGCTTTCGCCTTTGCTAACGATTAAATCATTGGTATTTATCATTAAACCTTCAGGATAGATCCTAACTCCCAGATTTAGTCACCAAAAGTGACCAAAGCCCTTCCTCAAATAGAGgtaaaaagcacttttttttttccactcaaagGAGAAACTGTGTCATAGCAGGTCAATCTCAGCTGTTTCTGAGTTAATTCCTTTAGGACCATTCTGTCTCTCTAGAGCCCAATGACAAGGGTTTTATAGGCTAACGATCAGAGTTAATTACTATAATTTTCAGATGCCATTTTATACACGAGTTACGAAGTAGGAAAAAATCTCTATACTTGTGACTGACTGAACCAAGAGAACTGCAGCTAAGCATCTATGCTTTGATCTCTTTAAATAAGTCATAAGGACTTAAACCAGTCTTTAGTAAACGTGACTGTATGAGAAGTCAGATAAAATAGCTGCCGTGTATCGCTGCTGTTGCAGTAGCCTTGTCAGCTATAGAACTATATTGCCATATTATCCTGAATATTAGAAGATGAAATTTGTGGCgggggggtggggcagggtggggagaagCCTGCTAGTGATACTTTTCATTATACATTATATCCTCTACTTTTAATGCAGGATATTCCTGAGAACTGGCTTTAGAGTATGTACTTACGTGATAAAATTTTCACTGAGGCTTTGGGTATTAAAGGAGCCTTTTTTGATAACCCTGGTGACTGGAGATGATTTATATGAATGATTTATGGGGAAAACAAACTCATGGTTGGTAAGCAGCTTTATTATGAAATGTGGGAAATGGGCATAACCCGTCCTCCTCATTTCCCTCCCCTAGTAAAACTTGGAAACAATATCCTAAAGAAAGATacttaaaaaaacattaagatgAAAGTGATCAACTATTGAGGTTTGTACTTCAGCATTTGAATGCACCAGATTCTACTCAGCACCCGTATCTTTAAGCAGTGCGTCCTACAGACATTGTAAAACATACACATCCATATTAATCAAGCTGTTAAACTTCTTTCTTCCTCAATTTCCATAAACAGAAgctattttgaagaaaaatatttgacttgCCTAGGTGAAGCGTAGAATGACAACATTTGTCATGATGCCTATTTGCTAGTAGTCCAGATTAAAACTCACACTATGTCTACAACAACTTTTTCTAAATGGTGTTCCACGTTTTTCTCTTTCAGGATGGTAGACTAGCAAGCAGCGGTGATTTCCTGTGTTTTGGAATTTAACGTCAGCACCACTTGTAATCTGTAGACAGCTGTGGCTAAAGGTGAAAACGAAAGTTCTCTATACATGATAAAGCAATGAACTAGGAGTCAGCTATTAGTATTTTAAACGGTTGAGATTTCAGGAGGTAGTTCTGTTGCTTCAACTGATACACGTTTGCCTAAAGACAACCCTCTCTATAGTAATAGGTGAGTAAAGAATCACACACTGTGttgattttttgttaatttttgcgCAAATTACATTCTGTATTCATACAAAAACAACGTAACTCTTCTGACAAACTGTACATATAGAAACAAGTTTCTGTCTGGAGGTGAACTGAAATCTGTGGAGGTGCTCCATGTCtcacaacacttaaaaaaaattccagctcTTCGCAAAACAAAGTAGGTAAGAGAAGGTGAGGAAAACAGGGGTagagagaacaaaacaaagctaGCTACAATACTGCAGCTAGTAGCAGTTGATTGATCTAGGAAAAGACCCTTGTTAGGAACTAATGCACATTGAGTTATCCCAGTTAAGAATCCAGGTTTGTGGTGTTGCAGGGTTACTTTATGAGTCCAGAGTAGCAGTCTCTTTTAAATATTGTCCAACAGGGACTGGGTGTGACCCAGTCAAAGCCTCTTCTATCGGCCTCTTCCACCACCTCTGGATGCTCCTCGTCTTGACTGACCAGAGTTCATGTTATTTCCTCTTCCCCAGTTActtccactccttcctcctcGAGAAGGGTTATTGCCTCCTGCAGGGCCTCCACCAAAAGCTTCATCCCTGTGGAATCCATCATGATGGTCTCCATCTAAAGAACTAGACCTCCCAGATTTTGGCGCTCTCTGTGAAGGTCCTGAATTTCCTCGTCCTAAAAATGAAGCACAGTCAGTTACTGATGCTGAAATCTAGGCCTTGCCCCTTCTCAGAATTAACCATATATTTAGCTAGTTCTTCTGGGGTATCATCGCTCACTGACCAAATGTAGTTGAGACCTGTAACTTTACACCTCCTCCCTCCATATGCTTTTTCTCACATAGATTTAGTGTCTCCATTACAGTCCAGAGATGGACAGCAATCAAGAAATTCTTTGGGACTTAAAGCAGATCGTATTGGATACAGTCAGCAATCTCTTACGTAAGTTAGAACAGTGATAATCATGGTGTCCTCAAAACTGCCAGGCATACCTGGTTCTTATGCTTTAACACCATCTATGGTTCTCtctatttttattgcaaaatacttcttttttttcttaaacaaagaCATTGCACTGATGGATCAGTTGAGGTTGGTGGTAAAGACAATAACATTAATGTTTCGTTCCattttttgctgaaaataatgaaaaaatggtCTGTTTTACTACTGATTAGGAACATAAACTACATGAGCCCTAACTGCCAGGAACAGGATTTTCTACGTCTCACAGATCTTTTTATTACTGGTATGtaaatcaacattaaaaaaacccccaagttaTTAGCTCAAAATAACaagcagcattttgaaaaaaGTAACGGTGCATTACGTACACATGCTACAGCTACATGAGGATATTTTTGCTCCACTTTAGCAAGAGTGACTGTTTTTTATTGACTCTGCTTGGTTCTGTGTAAAATAGAGACCAGATTTTTCCAC contains the following coding sequences:
- the SFT2D3 gene encoding vesicle transport protein SFT2C — translated: MADLGRQLQEYLAQSKAAAGSSATPAPPPAGCSQEEAGSGGGLGAWLGPLNPFPPGRGAPPAAAGPGPGPGPGPGPGPGWLWAAEADPCLPGLSRWQRLAGSGLCLLLAALCFGLAALYAPLLLLRARKFALLWSLGSLCALAAAALLRGPARLLREPSRGSLLFLGALGGTLYAALGLRSTLLTVLGAAAQLAAAAAALLAAMPGGAAGLRRLGGLFSAALRRRGKALPV